The following coding sequences are from one Capsicum annuum cultivar UCD-10X-F1 chromosome 3, UCD10Xv1.1, whole genome shotgun sequence window:
- the LOC107865825 gene encoding transcription repressor OFP14, with product MPKQLQKTLSDYLSKKKNKSTAPQQPAVSTVKTLSSPTNWWFRGCRHPKTPSFSAIDHKEKNVQAKNDAATLADVDRFVFENFKSFYSKDDNSETEGNKISNSNIVKKGKKEEIIAQNNEENAGGSKSLSESPSVPRSRRFFMAPGSSSSLIEVAARASMTISDDTGSTSAITTTNTTNETVLNPDDFITLVTYSPSPYDDFRQSMQEMMEARLNDQGKINWEFMEELLFCYLNLNDKKSYKYILSAFVDQVIVLRENSGRVPAISRSVRTLDGELSKRNM from the exons ATGCCTAAGCAACTCCAAAAAACTCTCTCAGATTacctttcaaagaaaaaaaataaatctactGCACCACAACAACCTGCTGTTTCCACCGTTAAGACTCTCTCATCTCCAACGAACTGGTGGTTCCGTGGGTGTAGACACCCAAAAACGCCATCGTTCTCCGCCATTGATCACAAAGAGAAGAATGTACAAGCCAAAAATGATGCTGCAACACTTGCAGATGTTGATCGTTTCGTCTTTGAGAACTTCAAATCCTTTTATTCCAAAGATGATAATAGCGAAACTGAAGGTAATAAAATCAGTAACAGCAACATCGTGAAGAAAGGCAAGAAAGAAGAAATCATTGCTCAAAACAATGAAGAAAATGCAGGAGGTTCGAAATCTTTATCCGAATCTCCGAG TGTTCCAAGATCTCGACGTTTTTTCATGGCACCTGGTTCGTCAAGCTCTTTAATTGAAGTAGCAGCACGGGCAAGCATGACAATTTCTGACGATACTGGATCGACATCAGCCATCACCACGACCAACACGACAAATGAAACAGTACTGAATCCGGATGATTTTATTACACTCGTAACGTACTCTCCAAGTCCATATGATGATTTCAGGCAATCGATGCAGGAGATGATGGAAGCGAGGTTGAATGATCAAGGCAAAATCAATTGGGAATTTATGGAAGAGCTATTGTTTTGTTACCTTAATTTGAACGATAAGAAATCGTACAAATACATACTTAGTGCATTTGTCGATCAAGTCATCGTTTTGCGTGAAAACTCCGGCAGAGTCCCGGCGATATCACGGAGTGTTCGAACATTGGATGGGGAATTAAGCAAAAGGAATATGTAA